Proteins co-encoded in one Amaranthus tricolor cultivar Red isolate AtriRed21 chromosome 7, ASM2621246v1, whole genome shotgun sequence genomic window:
- the LOC130817643 gene encoding uncharacterized protein LOC130817643, translating into MAESKESHIVEIPVNQDDLQLKSAIIIQQHPMMEISKCPGHLLLLKLWQREEHLFARRISLNESKLDQLRREIFQLCCSFFIFHAFVSTLLFASASTTMEAQMGVFRCKKWWIPSIVVGSTSTAIVVLVQVKLWRYWKVTERLRREKSDNRTLGRSIQELRMKGADFDLSKELNIENYSKKIKKSSSVEIKWKPKIWCSNNLVTFCLVLFAGLAIPAPKLFLCFI; encoded by the coding sequence atggCAGAATCCAAGGAATCCCACATAGTAGAAATCCCTGTAAATCAAGATGATCTACAACTCAAATCTGCAATCATAATCCAACAACATCCAATGATGGAAATCTCTAAATGCCCAGGTCATCTTCTCCTTTTAAAACTATGGCAAAGAGAAGAACATCTTTTCGCCCGTCGAATTTCCCTCAATGAATCAAAACTTGATCAACTTCGCCGCGAAATCTTTCAACTCtgttgttctttctttatctttCACGCCTTCGTTTCCACACTCCTCTTCGCCTCGGCTTCTACCACCATGGAAGCTCAAATGGGTGTTTTTCGGTGTAAGAAATGGTGGATCCCATCTATCGTTGTGGGGTCCACTTCGACTGCCATTGTTGTACTTGTTCAGGTGAAGCTATGGAGGTATTGGAAGGTAACAGAGAGgttaagaagagaaaaaagcGATAACAGAACACTTGGGAGATCAATTCAAGAACTGAGAATGAAAGGGGCTGATTTCGATTTGTCAAAGGAACTGAATATTGAGAATTATAGCAAGAAGATTAAGAAAAGTTCAAGTGTTGAGATTAAATGGAAACCTAAAATATGGTGTTCTAATAACTTAGTTACTTTTTGCCTTGTTCTATTTGCCGGTCTTGCAATTCCTGCTCCTAAATTATTCCTCTGCTTCATTTAA